The segment ATATATGGATACACGCATATGCTTCCCGAACTTTTCTTCAAGGCGCTGGCCGACTCGACACGCATGCGTGCCCTGGCCCTGATCGCCGACGCCGGGGAACTTTGTGTCTGCGAGCTGACCCATTCCCTCGAGGTGAGCCAGCCCAAGATCTCGCGCCACCTGGCACAGCTGCGCGAGGCCAATGTCGTGCAGGACCGGCGCGCGGGGCTCTGGATCTACTACTCGCTCCACCCCGAACTTCCCGCCTGGGCGCGCGCGGCACTGACCTCCACGCTCCAGGGTATAGGCGAGCAATCGCCCTTTGCGGCCGACCGGCTGCGGCTGCAGCGGATGACCGATCGGCCGCGCACCGCACGCTGCGCCTGATCGGCCACGACCGAAGGAGAACGAACACGTGAGCATTGGTTGTGAAACCGCCGCCAAGCAGGCGAGCGGCGCCCCCATGGGAATCTTCGAGCGCTACCTGACCGTCTGGGTGCTGCTCTGCATCGTGGCGGGCATTGCGCTCGGTCGGATATTCCCGCCCCTGTTCCAGAATCTCGGGCGCCTGGAGATTGCGCAGATCAACCTGCCGGTCGCAGTGCTGATCTGGCTGATGATCATCCCCATGCTGCTGAAGATCGACCTGCGCGCGCTGGGCGGCGTGCGCCGCCACTGGCGCGGCGTGGGCGTCACGCTGTTCGTCAACTGGGGGGTAAAACCCTTTTCCATGGCCCTGCTCGGCTGGTTCTTCATCGGCTGGCTGTTCCGGCCCTGGCTGCCGGCCGAACAGATCGACAGCTACATCGCCGGGTTGATCATCCTCGCCGCCGCGCCCTGCACCGCCATGGTCTTCGTCTGGAGTCACCTGATGCGCGGCGAACCCCACTACACGCTGTCGCAGGTCGCGCTCAACGACGTGATCATGATCTTCGCCTTCGCGCCCATCGTCGGCGTCTTGCTGGGAATTTCGGCCATCACCGTGCCGTGGGATACGCTGTTGCTCTCGGTACTGCTCTACATCGTGGTGCCGCTGCTGTTCGCCCACTTCTGGCGCGGCTGGCTGCTCGCCAGTGGCGGACAGCAGCGGCTCGACCGGATGATCCAGCGCCTGCAGCCCTTCTCGCTCGCTGCACTGCTCGCCACACTGGTGCTGCTGTTCGGCTTTCAGGGCGAACAGATCATCGCCCAGCCGTTGATCATCGCGCTGCTCGCGGTGCCGATCCTGATCCAGGTGTTTTTCAATTCGGGGCTCGCCTATCTGCTCAATCGCGCGGTGCGCTCGCCGCACTGTGTCGCCGGCCCCTCGGCGCTGATCGGCGCCAGCAATTTCTTTGAACTCGCCGTAGCGACCGCCATCGCCTTGTTTGGATTCGAGTCCGGGGCAGCGCTGGCCACGGTGGTGGGTGTGCTGATCGAGGTGCCGGTGATGCTGGTGGCGGTAAAGGTGGTCAATAATTCGCGCCGCTGGTACGAGCGGCGTGAAGGTATTGTACCGGACGAAGAGTGCTGCCCCCCGACGGCGCAACTCGATCACGGTTCTTGAGGTGGGCAGGTCGAGGGACGTAACACGATGACCACGCACGGCGGTGCTCCTCCTGCCGTCCGGACTGGCGAGCGCGAAAGCGCAATTCTCCTTGATACGGCATGGCTAGAGGAGCGTATGGACGATCCCCTGCGCATCATCGTGGAGGTTCGCCTGGTTCAGCCTTGCAACCAGGAGTATGCGCTCTGATGTTCGATGCACTGGCCAATCTGATCGCCTACCAGCTGCTGGGGCTCGATCCGTCCAGCAGGTTGGGTGCGGCTCTTCATTTTTTTGTCATGGATACGACGAAAATATTTGTTCTGCTGATTCTGATCGTCTACGCGATGGGGTTGCTACGCGCCATGCTGTCGCCCGAGCGTGTGCGTGATTACGTGCGCGGGAAACCGAAGTGGCTGGCCCGCACCAGCGCCATCACATTGGGTGCAATGACCCCGTTCTGTTCCTGCTCCTCGGTCCCGCTGTTCATCGGTTTCGTGGAGGCCGGCATTCCCTTGGGCGTGACCTTCTCGTTTCTAATCGCCAGCCCCATGATCAATGAGGTAGCGGCGGTGATCCTGGTGGGAATATTGGGCTGGAAGCTGGCCGCGCTCTATGTCGTCGCGGGTCTGACTGTCGCCTACGCGGGGGGTGCGGTCATCGAGCGCTTCCGGCCCGAGCGTTGGGTGGAGGGTTACGTCTGGAAGATCCAGATGGGGGAGTTGAACGTCGCCGCGCCCGATACATCGCTCGCCGGCCGCCATCGCTACGCGGTCGCCCAGGTTCGCGAAATCGTCGGGCGCATCTGGAAGTGGGTATTGCTGGGAATCGGCGTCGGTGCCCTCTTCCATGGCTACATCCCGGAATCATGGGTGGTGGAGCATCTGGGTGGCACCGGCAACTGGTTGGCGGTGCCGGGGGCGGTACTGCTGGGGGTTCCCCTCTATTCCAACGCCACCGGCGTTATCCCCGTCGCCGAGGCGATGCTGGCCAAGGGTGTCGCAATGGGCACCACTCTGGCCTTCATGATGAGTATCGCCGCGCTGTCACTGCCCGAGATGCTGATTCTGCGCAAGGTGATCCACTGGCGGGGGCTTGCCCTGTTCGCGGGCGTATTGGCCATTGCGATTACGCTGGTGGGTTGGGGTTTCAATTTACTGGCTTGAGGAAAAACGATGAAACGGATCAAAGTACTGGGCAGCGGTTGCGCCAATTGCATCACCACGGCGCGCCTGGTCGAAGAGGCAGCCAAGGCGAAGGGCGTAGAGATCAAACTCGAGAAGATCGAGGATGTCGCCGAGATAATGCGCTATGGCGTCATGTCGACCCCTGCCGTGGTCGTAGACGACAAGGTTGTGCATGCGGGTAGTGTCCCAGCCAGAGAAACCGTCAGCAGCTGGTTTTGATGTCCATCTGTCCGGGCATGCTGCCCACCACCTGATCAACACCTGTGTCGTAGTCCTTCGATGAGGTTAAATACCTGGTGCGGGGCGAACAATCAGGCATTCCCGGTTTCGCGGGCGAACACTGGTTTGCCTGGGACGCAAGGGTGACCTCGCGCCTCGAGTATCGATACGCCTTCGACGATGCTCTCGATGGCGCCCAGGTGGAGCCCTGTCTCGGGACGCGACATCCAGCGCGGCTCCATCGCCCAGGTGTTGAAGCGAGTGCGGGGTATTGCGAATCTGTTATGAAAAGCCTGAATCCATGAACTCGATTCACGATCACACCGGACACCGCCACAGCGCAGGCAGTGGACGTAGCCTCATGATCGCGTTGATGCTGACCCTCGGCTATGCCGTGGTGGAGGCCGTCGCGGGCTGGATCTCCGGTTCGCTGGCGCTGCTCGGCGACGCCGGCCACATGCTCACCGATGGATTGTCGCTGGCCATCGCCGCCTTCGCGGCGTGGCTGGCGCAACGACCGCCCTCGACACGTCACAGCTACGGTCTGGGCCGCGCCGAACTGCTGGCGGCGTTGCTCAACGCGCTGTTCATGATCGCGATCGTCGTTGCGATCACCAGCGCGGCGGTCGATCGCCTCATGACCCCGCGCCCGGTGGCAGGTGAGGCGGTGGCCATCGTGGCGGTCATCGGGCTGCTGATCAATTTGGCGGTGATCTGGCAGTTGACCCGCGCGGAACGGAACATCAACGTGCGCGGCGCGCTGTTGCATGTGCTGGGCGATCTGCTGGGTTCGGTGGCGGCGCTGATCGCCGGTGTCGTGATTACCGTCACCGGCTGGACCCCCATCGATCCGATTCTCTCACTGGTCATCGTCGCATTGATTCTCTTCTCGAGCCTGCGCCTGCTGCGCGATGCCTTGCATCTGTTGCTGGATGGCGTGCCGCACGGCATCGACCTGCCGGCGGTGGGCCGCGCGCTGGCCGAGTTGGAGGGTGTCATCGAGGTTCACGACCTGCACATCTGGCGGCTCTCAGCGGAGCGTACCGCGCTCTCGGCCCATCTGGTGATCGACAAGCCGCAGCACTGGCAGCAGCGACTCGCCGCAGCGCAGGCGCTGCTGCGCGAAACCTTTGCCATCGACCACGCCACGCTGCAACCCGAACTTTCCGCCCCAGAGTCTGTGCTGTTGCAACTCAAAAGTCCGGATGCGGGATGACTCAAACTCCGGCAATCACGCCTCAGCGCGTCCGCAGCGAGGGGTCGATACATCTCCTGCTTTCTGAAGCTTTCCTGTTATCCCCTTGGGATTGCAGCGAAAACAGGTGCCCCAAAGGCTCGACTGCGGTAATCTATGTCCCTGCTTTGTTGCAGGACATTTCCAAGCCAGGGAGGAGATGCCCGCAGAGACGGGCACACTGGGGACCCATGAACATCAAGAAGATCGAACGACGCACCGCGCAACTCTACGACGAAGGGCTGTACTGCGCCGAGAGCGTGCTGCAGGCCGTGTCCGAGGCGAGCGGTCATCGGTGCGACTCGCTGCCCGGCATTGCCACCGGCTTCTGCAGCGGTATGGCGCGCACGGCGGGACCCTGTGGTGCGCTGAGCGGGGCGATCATGGCGTTCGGACTGGAGAGCGGCCGCACCGGATCGGGCCAAAGCGTCGAGCGCACCTACTCCCAGGTGCAGCGCTTGATCGACGAGTTCGAAAACCGCTTCGGCTTCAGCAACTGCGGAGATCTGCTCAACTGCCATCTCGGCACCGTCGCGGGTCAGGAACGGTTTCGCGAGCAGCGGCTGGCCGAACGTTGCCGCAGTCTCACCATCGGCGCCGCGGTCATCGCCGCCGAGATCATCGAGGCCGACCGCAGCGCCGACGACGCATCCAAAGCTAGCTGAAGAGATAGCCGATCAGATCGCCGAATCCCCAGATCAGCGTTCCGCCTATCAGCATGTAAAGCCCGTGCCCTTCGATCTCCCAGATCGACTCCTGTTCGCCGGCCGCGCGCACCATCGAACGTTTGGCCTCATCGACCGCCCAGTCGCGCTGGCTTTGCGACACGAGCTGGGTGCGCCAGCGCCGCAAGCGCTGCGAGTGATCGCGGATCTGACTGGAGGTGAGCAGGATGCCAATGGCAACCACCGCCGAACCGGCCCGCGAGAACCACTCCCAGTTTCCGCCTTGCACGCTAAAGAGCGCTCCAAACGCAAGGATCAGCGCGACCACCACGTAGGCCACGCGTGTTTTTCCGGACATCGTCGCTTCCTCACCGCACGTTCACCCTGATTCTAGAACCTATCTCGATATCCCCCACGTGCTGTGCCGACAGGATGGCCGGCCTCTGCTTAACTTTGAGCCAGAGCGTCCAAACCGTACTCACTTCTCGGAGGCGACCATGCGCAGGCTCGCGATCATCTTTGCCGTTCTGGTACTCACATCTCCCACGCGTGCCGAGGAACTGCCGATTTTCGATGCCCACATCCACTATAGCCATGACGCCTGGGCGCCCTATCCACCGGACAAGGCCATCGCAATACTTCGCGCGGCGGGACTCTCGGGCGCCCTGCTGTCGAGCTCCAACGACGAA is part of the Pseudomonadota bacterium genome and harbors:
- a CDS encoding thioredoxin family protein, with translation MKRIKVLGSGCANCITTARLVEEAAKAKGVEIKLEKIEDVAEIMRYGVMSTPAVVVDDKVVHAGSVPARETVSSWF
- the arsB gene encoding arsenical-resistance protein, with the protein product MGIFERYLTVWVLLCIVAGIALGRIFPPLFQNLGRLEIAQINLPVAVLIWLMIIPMLLKIDLRALGGVRRHWRGVGVTLFVNWGVKPFSMALLGWFFIGWLFRPWLPAEQIDSYIAGLIILAAAPCTAMVFVWSHLMRGEPHYTLSQVALNDVIMIFAFAPIVGVLLGISAITVPWDTLLLSVLLYIVVPLLFAHFWRGWLLASGGQQRLDRMIQRLQPFSLAALLATLVLLFGFQGEQIIAQPLIIALLAVPILIQVFFNSGLAYLLNRAVRSPHCVAGPSALIGASNFFELAVATAIALFGFESGAALATVVGVLIEVPVMLVAVKVVNNSRRWYERREGIVPDEECCPPTAQLDHGS
- a CDS encoding permease, whose amino-acid sequence is MFDALANLIAYQLLGLDPSSRLGAALHFFVMDTTKIFVLLILIVYAMGLLRAMLSPERVRDYVRGKPKWLARTSAITLGAMTPFCSCSSVPLFIGFVEAGIPLGVTFSFLIASPMINEVAAVILVGILGWKLAALYVVAGLTVAYAGGAVIERFRPERWVEGYVWKIQMGELNVAAPDTSLAGRHRYAVAQVREIVGRIWKWVLLGIGVGALFHGYIPESWVVEHLGGTGNWLAVPGAVLLGVPLYSNATGVIPVAEAMLAKGVAMGTTLAFMMSIAALSLPEMLILRKVIHWRGLALFAGVLAIAITLVGWGFNLLA
- a CDS encoding cation transporter, whose amino-acid sequence is MNSIHDHTGHRHSAGSGRSLMIALMLTLGYAVVEAVAGWISGSLALLGDAGHMLTDGLSLAIAAFAAWLAQRPPSTRHSYGLGRAELLAALLNALFMIAIVVAITSAAVDRLMTPRPVAGEAVAIVAVIGLLINLAVIWQLTRAERNINVRGALLHVLGDLLGSVAALIAGVVITVTGWTPIDPILSLVIVALILFSSLRLLRDALHLLLDGVPHGIDLPAVGRALAELEGVIEVHDLHIWRLSAERTALSAHLVIDKPQHWQQRLAAAQALLRETFAIDHATLQPELSAPESVLLQLKSPDAG
- a CDS encoding ArsR family transcriptional regulator; protein product: MLPELFFKALADSTRMRALALIADAGELCVCELTHSLEVSQPKISRHLAQLREANVVQDRRAGLWIYYSLHPELPAWARAALTSTLQGIGEQSPFAADRLRLQRMTDRPRTARCA
- a CDS encoding C_GCAxxG_C_C family protein — encoded protein: MNIKKIERRTAQLYDEGLYCAESVLQAVSEASGHRCDSLPGIATGFCSGMARTAGPCGALSGAIMAFGLESGRTGSGQSVERTYSQVQRLIDEFENRFGFSNCGDLLNCHLGTVAGQERFREQRLAERCRSLTIGAAVIAAEIIEADRSADDASKAS